Proteins encoded together in one Planctomyces sp. SH-PL14 window:
- a CDS encoding NUDIX hydrolase has protein sequence MAAYALLVERDRILLCRLSAQVPRHQGKWTLPGGGIEFGERPEEAVVREVREETGLVVTVESLAAVDSTVVESDGVQSHNIRILYRADVVGGTLCNELEGSTDLCQWWDRNALPPVVSLVNVAIPVAFP, from the coding sequence GTGGCCGCCTACGCTCTTCTGGTCGAGCGCGACCGGATTCTTCTCTGCCGCCTGTCGGCCCAGGTCCCGCGTCATCAGGGGAAGTGGACGCTTCCCGGTGGCGGCATCGAGTTCGGTGAGCGGCCCGAGGAAGCGGTCGTCCGGGAGGTGCGGGAAGAGACCGGCCTGGTCGTCACCGTCGAGAGTCTGGCGGCGGTCGACTCGACCGTCGTGGAGTCGGACGGAGTGCAGTCGCACAACATCCGGATCCTGTATCGCGCCGACGTCGTGGGAGGGACTCTCTGCAACGAGCTCGAGGGAAGCACGGACCTGTGCCAGTGGTGGGACCGGAACGCCCTCCCGCCGGTCGTGAGTCTGGTCAACGTGGCGATTCCCGTCGCCTTCCCATGA
- a CDS encoding ROK family protein → METLVIDIGGRNVKVWRTGESDKVKIPSGKGLTPETFMKRVRREIHDVEFDRVSIGYPGNVVNGRPVAEPINLGPGWTDYDFADAFGCPLRIMNDACMQALGSYEGGRMLYLGLGTGIGTTFISDGKIIPLALGHLRFLRSETFDEALSRRGLELHGQKRWARAVARAAELLRPAFEADYVMLGGGNAKKLRTMPPECRRGSNHNAYFGGVRMWEDSDHLDFPSLTLLHPEDEKATTA, encoded by the coding sequence ATGGAGACGCTCGTGATCGACATTGGGGGGCGGAATGTGAAGGTCTGGCGGACGGGAGAGTCGGACAAGGTTAAGATTCCGTCCGGGAAAGGTCTCACGCCGGAGACGTTCATGAAACGCGTCCGCCGCGAGATCCACGACGTGGAATTCGACCGAGTCTCGATCGGCTATCCCGGGAACGTCGTGAACGGCCGGCCCGTGGCGGAGCCGATCAACCTGGGACCCGGCTGGACCGACTACGACTTCGCCGACGCCTTCGGCTGCCCGCTCCGGATCATGAACGATGCCTGCATGCAGGCGCTCGGGAGCTATGAAGGGGGCCGGATGCTGTACCTCGGACTCGGGACAGGGATCGGCACGACGTTCATCTCCGACGGGAAGATTATCCCCCTGGCTCTGGGACACCTGCGATTCCTCCGCAGCGAAACGTTTGACGAGGCGCTCTCCCGGCGGGGACTGGAACTCCACGGCCAGAAACGGTGGGCCCGTGCGGTCGCGCGGGCGGCCGAACTCCTCCGTCCGGCCTTCGAGGCGGACTACGTCATGCTGGGGGGCGGCAACGCCAAGAAGCTGCGGACCATGCCGCCGGAGTGCCGACGCGGAAGCAATCACAACGCCTACTTCGGCGGCGTTCGGATGTGGGAAGACTCAGACCACCTCGATTTTCCGAGCCTGACGCTGCTTCATCCGGAAGACGAAAAGGCCACGACGGCGTGA
- a CDS encoding HAD family hydrolase, with protein MRFHVLATDYDGTIAHHGQVDERTVASLKRLLASGRRLVLVTGRELPELLTVLPEIDLFEWVVAENGGLLYRPATREEIPLGEAPPARFVEVLTARGVEPISVGRSIVATWEPHETTVLETIRDLGLELQVIFNKGAVMILPAGVNKASGLRAALDQMGISPHNVVGVGDAENDHALLRGCEIGAAVENALPSVKKTADIVLTLDHGAGVSELIDRMVATDLAAESRAIERHQLPLGETGGKPVPLSPYGHNILICGPSASGKSTVATRIVESLLEKGYQFCLVDPEGDYSNVEGPMHFGGPDASPVPSEVIATLERPQSSAVVTLTGMSIADRPPLFTSLLSPILDLRGRTGHPHWLLLDEAHHLMPADWKRPEGLLPERLVNFLLITVHPELLAPSVLKQVDTFIAVGPTAAETLKQFAEAAKLDTPSTDGAPVSQGEVLLWDIRSKAAPRRVKVTPAKTERRRHRRKYAEGDLPEDRSFYFTGPEKKMRLRAQNLMLFNQLGEGVDDETWSYHLKRGEYSQWCRTAIKDENLADAVAAVEQAGRLSPQESRKQVRAAIEADYTVPASPPLPVPGAG; from the coding sequence ATGCGATTTCACGTTCTTGCGACGGATTACGACGGCACGATCGCCCACCACGGCCAGGTCGATGAGCGAACGGTTGCCAGCCTGAAGCGTCTCCTGGCCTCCGGACGGCGGCTGGTGCTGGTGACCGGCCGCGAGCTCCCGGAGCTGCTGACCGTTCTTCCGGAGATCGACCTTTTCGAATGGGTCGTAGCGGAGAATGGGGGCCTCCTGTACCGCCCCGCCACGCGCGAGGAGATTCCGCTCGGGGAGGCCCCTCCGGCCCGGTTTGTGGAGGTCCTGACCGCCCGCGGGGTCGAGCCGATCTCCGTCGGCAGATCGATCGTCGCGACCTGGGAACCGCACGAAACGACGGTTCTGGAAACGATTCGCGACCTCGGACTGGAGCTCCAGGTGATCTTCAACAAGGGGGCGGTGATGATCCTCCCCGCCGGTGTCAACAAGGCGAGCGGCCTCCGGGCGGCCCTAGACCAGATGGGGATCTCGCCGCACAACGTCGTCGGCGTCGGAGACGCGGAGAACGACCACGCCCTCCTGCGGGGGTGCGAGATCGGCGCGGCGGTCGAAAACGCCCTGCCGTCGGTCAAGAAGACAGCGGACATCGTTCTGACGCTCGATCACGGGGCGGGGGTCTCGGAGCTGATCGACCGGATGGTGGCGACGGATCTCGCGGCCGAGTCGCGGGCGATCGAGCGGCACCAGCTCCCCCTCGGAGAAACCGGCGGAAAGCCGGTCCCGTTGTCTCCTTACGGGCACAACATCTTGATCTGCGGCCCTTCCGCCAGCGGCAAGTCGACGGTCGCCACCCGTATCGTCGAATCGCTCCTCGAAAAGGGCTACCAGTTCTGCCTAGTGGATCCCGAAGGGGACTATTCGAACGTCGAAGGCCCGATGCACTTCGGCGGGCCCGACGCCTCGCCGGTCCCCTCGGAAGTCATCGCAACGCTCGAACGTCCGCAGTCAAGCGCCGTCGTCACTCTGACCGGGATGTCGATTGCCGATCGGCCGCCGCTCTTCACGTCGCTCCTTTCGCCGATCCTCGACCTCCGCGGTCGAACGGGTCATCCGCACTGGCTGCTGCTCGATGAAGCCCATCACCTGATGCCGGCAGACTGGAAACGGCCGGAAGGGCTGCTGCCCGAACGGCTGGTCAACTTCCTGCTCATTACGGTCCATCCGGAGCTGCTTGCTCCGTCGGTGCTGAAGCAGGTCGATACGTTCATCGCCGTCGGGCCGACGGCAGCGGAGACGCTGAAGCAGTTCGCGGAGGCGGCGAAGCTCGACACCCCGTCCACCGACGGGGCGCCGGTGTCGCAGGGAGAGGTTCTGCTCTGGGACATCCGATCGAAAGCGGCTCCCCGGCGGGTCAAAGTCACCCCGGCCAAGACGGAGCGGCGGCGGCATCGCCGGAAGTATGCGGAGGGGGATCTCCCGGAAGACCGGAGTTTCTACTTCACCGGGCCGGAGAAGAAGATGCGGCTTCGGGCCCAGAACCTGATGCTGTTCAACCAGCTTGGGGAAGGGGTGGACGACGAGACCTGGTCCTATCACCTGAAGCGCGGCGAGTACTCGCAGTGGTGCCGGACCGCGATCAAGGATGAGAACCTGGCCGATGCCGTCGCGGCGGTGGAGCAGGCCGGTCGGCTGTCGCCGCAGGAGTCGCGGAAGCAGGTGCGGGCCGCGATCGAGGCGGACTACACCGTCCCGGCGAGTCCTCCGCTGCCGGTTCCCGGTGCAGGCTGA
- a CDS encoding GDSL-type esterase/lipase family protein, which yields MAHRIGSHSPARRTVRPLITKLLLVLLGAGWTIGIPVRAQEAAKESPPAVEGPAKWEKEIRKFEDSDVSKPPAAGGIVFTGSSTIRLWDLAKSFPDLPVINRGFGGSQMNDAAHFAPRTVLPYHPKAVVLYSGDNDIKNKKTAETVVGDLKAFCQVVHEHLPETKILMLSIKPSPSRWSMIEEQREANRLATEFARTTNYLQVIDVEPVMMGKNGEPDPALFVKDMLHMSEEGYARWTALLKPHLREATAPRVFTDEKPLSDARLKPQRTYNDAYHPWTPPTTVADWAKSAARIHRQLLVACGLWPMPEKTPLQPVIHGKVDRDDFTVERVSFFSRPGLLVTGSLYRPKNASGKIPGVLCPHGHWANGRFYDAGEKGVAEQFKLKAETRESAARYPLQARMVHLARMGCVVFHYDMIGYADQKPLDHRGGLGDAEASLWLQNPLGLQTWNSIRALDFLLGLPDVDPKRIGVTGASGGGTQTFMLFALDDRPTVAFPAVMVGTAMQGGCVCENADYLRLGINNVAIAAKTAPRPLGMVGADDWTIDIETKGLPELKQVYSLFGRSDLVSAVAYKQFPHNYNEKSRERMYAWFKQHLPLAETAPLTESDFKPLSQEELTVFTADHPLPAESLPADKLRERLTQDSEAELRMILPKDPAGVEAYRMVTGGALAVMFGESTETGARMTSATDDKGKPLPADPEPVAAEIIGTEELADSITLIRGMVRRTDSGEQIPAIAMRPTDDPKGLVVLWIDSQGKAVLLDEAGGPNAMVRKLTGAGITVASIDPFLTGESREAAAKKAGDKPLYPVNLQYPGYTFGYNAPLLAHRVRDIVATARALRAQQGFQKLAIVAQGEAGLWAALANAASPGTFDWIWADLDGFSFDAVKTPDSPSMLPGAKKYGGVGGLVGLGAGTTGALHQLAEKDAERAKAIVTAAAGPLTIEPKPLEIDAVVARLIQVKPE from the coding sequence ATGGCACATCGGATCGGTTCGCATTCTCCGGCTCGCCGCACCGTGCGGCCGCTCATCACCAAACTGCTTCTGGTCCTTCTCGGAGCCGGCTGGACAATCGGAATTCCTGTCCGCGCCCAGGAAGCAGCCAAGGAATCTCCTCCCGCCGTGGAAGGCCCCGCCAAGTGGGAGAAGGAGATCCGCAAGTTCGAGGACTCGGACGTGTCAAAGCCCCCCGCGGCCGGCGGAATTGTCTTCACCGGCAGCTCGACAATCCGGCTGTGGGACCTCGCGAAGTCCTTCCCCGATCTCCCCGTCATCAACCGCGGCTTCGGCGGTTCCCAGATGAACGACGCCGCCCACTTCGCCCCGCGGACCGTTCTCCCCTACCACCCCAAAGCCGTCGTCCTCTACTCGGGGGACAACGACATCAAGAACAAGAAGACCGCTGAAACGGTCGTCGGCGACCTCAAGGCCTTCTGCCAGGTCGTCCACGAACACTTGCCCGAAACCAAAATCCTCATGCTGTCGATCAAGCCCAGCCCCTCGCGGTGGTCGATGATCGAGGAGCAGCGCGAAGCAAACCGCCTCGCCACGGAGTTCGCCCGCACGACGAACTATCTCCAGGTCATCGACGTCGAGCCGGTCATGATGGGGAAGAACGGCGAGCCAGATCCCGCGCTCTTCGTCAAAGACATGCTCCACATGAGCGAAGAGGGCTACGCACGCTGGACTGCTCTGCTCAAGCCACACCTCCGCGAGGCGACCGCGCCGCGCGTGTTCACCGATGAGAAGCCGCTCTCCGACGCGCGCCTCAAACCACAGCGGACCTACAACGACGCCTACCACCCGTGGACGCCGCCCACAACCGTTGCCGACTGGGCCAAGTCCGCCGCGCGGATTCACCGACAGCTCCTGGTCGCCTGCGGACTCTGGCCGATGCCGGAGAAGACACCGCTCCAGCCCGTGATCCACGGCAAGGTCGACCGTGACGACTTCACCGTCGAACGGGTCTCGTTCTTCAGCCGCCCTGGACTCCTCGTCACGGGGAGTCTCTATCGTCCCAAGAACGCCTCGGGGAAGATCCCCGGCGTCCTCTGCCCGCACGGCCACTGGGCGAACGGCCGGTTCTATGACGCCGGCGAGAAGGGGGTTGCGGAACAGTTCAAGCTGAAGGCCGAAACCCGCGAGAGCGCAGCCCGCTATCCGCTCCAGGCCCGGATGGTCCATCTGGCCCGGATGGGCTGCGTGGTGTTCCACTACGACATGATCGGCTACGCCGACCAGAAGCCCCTCGATCACCGCGGCGGCCTCGGTGACGCCGAAGCGTCGCTGTGGCTGCAGAACCCACTGGGACTGCAGACCTGGAACTCAATCCGCGCCCTCGACTTCCTCCTCGGTCTTCCGGATGTCGACCCCAAGCGGATTGGCGTGACCGGAGCGAGCGGCGGCGGCACCCAGACCTTCATGCTCTTCGCCCTCGATGACCGCCCGACCGTCGCCTTCCCGGCGGTCATGGTCGGGACCGCGATGCAGGGGGGCTGCGTCTGCGAGAACGCAGACTACCTCCGCTTGGGGATCAACAACGTCGCCATCGCGGCGAAGACCGCACCCCGCCCGCTGGGGATGGTCGGCGCGGACGACTGGACGATCGACATCGAGACCAAGGGGCTCCCGGAACTGAAGCAGGTCTATAGCCTGTTCGGCCGGTCGGACCTCGTCTCCGCGGTCGCCTACAAGCAGTTCCCGCATAACTACAACGAGAAGTCCCGGGAGCGGATGTACGCCTGGTTCAAGCAGCACCTTCCGCTCGCCGAGACCGCTCCGCTGACCGAATCAGACTTCAAGCCTCTCTCACAGGAAGAGCTGACCGTCTTCACCGCCGATCACCCGCTCCCGGCGGAGTCATTGCCGGCGGACAAGCTCCGTGAGCGGCTCACGCAGGACAGCGAAGCGGAACTGCGGATGATCCTCCCGAAGGATCCCGCTGGCGTGGAAGCCTATCGCATGGTGACCGGCGGCGCGCTCGCGGTCATGTTCGGTGAGTCGACCGAGACCGGCGCGCGGATGACCTCCGCCACGGACGATAAGGGCAAACCTCTCCCAGCCGATCCGGAGCCGGTCGCGGCCGAGATCATCGGCACCGAGGAACTCGCGGACTCGATCACGCTGATCCGCGGGATGGTCCGGCGGACCGACTCCGGCGAGCAAATCCCGGCCATCGCGATGCGGCCGACGGACGATCCCAAGGGACTCGTCGTGCTGTGGATCGACAGCCAGGGGAAAGCGGTGCTGCTCGACGAAGCGGGCGGGCCGAACGCGATGGTCAGGAAACTGACCGGCGCCGGCATCACGGTCGCCTCGATCGATCCCTTCCTGACCGGCGAATCGCGGGAAGCCGCGGCGAAGAAGGCCGGGGACAAGCCGCTCTATCCCGTCAACCTGCAATACCCCGGCTACACCTTCGGGTACAACGCTCCATTGCTCGCTCATCGCGTCCGGGACATTGTCGCCACGGCCCGCGCCCTGCGAGCGCAACAGGGCTTCCAGAAGCTCGCAATCGTCGCTCAAGGCGAAGCCGGCCTGTGGGCGGCGCTCGCCAACGCGGCCTCACCCGGCACGTTCGACTGGATCTGGGCCGACCTCGACGGATTCTCGTTCGACGCGGTCAAGACGCCCGACTCTCCGTCGATGCTCCCTGGAGCCAAGAAGTACGGCGGTGTCGGCGGCCTAGTCGGCCTGGGGGCCGGCACCACAGGAGCGCTCCATCAGCTCGCTGAAAAGGATGCCGAACGCGCCAAGGCGATCGTGACCGCCGCCGCGGGACCGCTGACGATCGAGCCCAAGCCTCTGGAGATCGACGCGGTCGTGGCGCGGCTGATTCAAGTTAAGCCGGAGTAA
- the cobA gene encoding uroporphyrinogen-III C-methyltransferase: MPGKVYLVGAGPGDPGLLTIRGMECLAKADLVLYDGLVNPVLLRYSHAACERTSRVGGTGPDAKHLNQEEINRRLVEAGLAGKTVVRLKGGDPYIFGRGSEEAAALEAAGVPYEVVPGITAATGAAVYSGISLTHRDHASAVAFVTGHESPDKPSSALDYDKLARFPGTLVFYMGLHQISAIAGSLVAHGKPASTPVAVVCRATTPRQRVASGTLENIAAKVADAGLHAPSLIIVGECARLREQTHWFERRPLFGQRIGIARAEEQFVDVLDRGTELGAELVSMPVIDILPPADWTEVDAVLDRLAEFDWIVFTSVNGVRAFLDRLWTCGGDGRRLGRVRLAAIGPATAEELRRFHLRADLVPTSYRAEDLAAALAPHVSGRRVLWARASRGRDVLPTSLTAAGATVEQVVVYQNVDVESWEPVVQERIAAGHLDWIALSSPSIARQVAALVPPEQRSKLGREIRIAAISPVTAEAARDVGLPVNVVASEFTWEGLFQAMAGESRLA; encoded by the coding sequence ATGCCCGGAAAAGTCTATCTGGTTGGTGCCGGTCCCGGTGATCCTGGGCTTCTCACAATTCGCGGAATGGAGTGCCTCGCGAAGGCGGACCTCGTGCTCTACGACGGGCTCGTCAATCCGGTCCTGCTCCGGTACTCGCACGCGGCCTGCGAGCGAACCTCCCGCGTGGGCGGAACCGGGCCCGATGCCAAGCACCTGAACCAGGAGGAGATCAACCGCCGGTTGGTCGAGGCGGGGCTGGCCGGGAAGACGGTCGTCCGGCTCAAGGGAGGGGATCCGTACATCTTCGGCCGCGGGAGCGAAGAAGCGGCAGCCCTGGAGGCGGCCGGCGTTCCTTACGAAGTCGTCCCCGGAATCACGGCGGCGACGGGGGCGGCCGTCTACTCCGGCATCTCGCTGACGCATCGCGACCACGCCTCCGCGGTGGCGTTCGTGACCGGACACGAGTCCCCGGACAAGCCATCGTCTGCTCTCGACTACGATAAGCTGGCCCGGTTCCCGGGGACGCTCGTCTTCTATATGGGGCTGCACCAGATCAGCGCGATCGCCGGGAGTCTCGTCGCCCACGGAAAGCCGGCATCGACGCCCGTGGCCGTCGTCTGCCGGGCGACAACTCCGCGGCAGCGGGTGGCGTCCGGGACGCTGGAGAACATCGCGGCGAAGGTCGCGGACGCCGGACTCCACGCCCCGTCGCTGATCATCGTCGGCGAGTGTGCCCGGCTCCGCGAGCAGACGCACTGGTTTGAGCGTCGGCCGCTGTTCGGACAGCGGATCGGGATCGCACGAGCGGAGGAGCAGTTCGTCGACGTGCTGGACCGGGGAACGGAGCTCGGCGCCGAACTGGTCTCGATGCCGGTCATCGACATTCTCCCCCCGGCCGACTGGACCGAAGTCGACGCCGTCCTGGACCGGCTCGCGGAGTTCGACTGGATCGTCTTCACCAGCGTCAACGGCGTGCGGGCGTTCCTTGATCGTCTCTGGACCTGCGGTGGCGACGGCCGCCGGCTCGGCCGGGTCCGTCTGGCCGCCATCGGTCCGGCGACGGCCGAGGAGCTTCGACGGTTTCATCTGCGGGCGGACCTTGTTCCTACGTCGTATCGAGCCGAGGACCTGGCGGCCGCTCTTGCGCCGCACGTTTCCGGGCGCCGCGTCCTCTGGGCGCGGGCGAGCCGCGGGCGCGATGTCCTTCCGACGTCGCTGACCGCTGCGGGAGCGACGGTCGAGCAGGTGGTGGTCTACCAGAACGTCGATGTCGAGAGCTGGGAACCGGTCGTCCAGGAGCGGATCGCGGCGGGCCATCTCGACTGGATCGCGCTGAGCAGTCCGTCGATCGCGCGGCAGGTCGCCGCGCTCGTTCCCCCGGAGCAGCGTTCGAAACTCGGACGCGAGATCCGGATCGCCGCGATCAGCCCGGTGACGGCCGAGGCGGCCCGCGACGTTGGCTTGCCCGTGAACGTCGTGGCGAGCGAGTTCACGTGGGAAGGGTTGTTTCAGGCGATGGCGGGAGAGAGCCGCCTCGCGTAG
- a CDS encoding phosphoenolpyruvate hydrolase family protein codes for MPNPWTGQGNPYTRQEVRDRLQAALDRGEPIIAAGAGTGISAKFIEKGGADLIIVYNSGRYRMAGHGSTAGLMSYGDANAIAMEIGEHEVLPVVDEIPVICGVHATDPRRRMWHWLLQVKDMGFSGVNNFPTHCIVDGQFRQILEETGMSVRKEFEMVALARKMDLFSIVYVSSPEESRAMAEAGADAIISHVGTTIGGSIGVVQASVSMDEAVARTQAIIDAARAVRDDIFYLCHGGPISRPEDAAIVLERTDAVGFVGASSLERMAVEQPLQEITRRFKELRP; via the coding sequence ATGCCCAATCCCTGGACCGGCCAAGGCAATCCCTACACCCGCCAGGAAGTCCGCGACCGCCTGCAAGCGGCGCTCGACCGCGGCGAGCCGATCATCGCCGCAGGAGCTGGGACCGGCATCTCCGCCAAGTTTATCGAGAAGGGGGGCGCGGATCTCATCATCGTCTACAACTCCGGCCGCTACCGGATGGCCGGACACGGCTCAACAGCGGGGCTGATGTCCTACGGCGACGCCAACGCGATCGCGATGGAGATCGGCGAGCACGAAGTCCTACCGGTCGTCGACGAGATCCCGGTGATCTGCGGCGTGCACGCCACCGACCCGCGACGGCGGATGTGGCACTGGCTGCTGCAGGTGAAGGACATGGGCTTCTCCGGCGTCAACAACTTTCCGACGCACTGCATCGTCGACGGCCAGTTCCGGCAGATCCTGGAGGAGACCGGGATGAGTGTGCGGAAGGAGTTCGAAATGGTGGCGCTGGCCCGCAAGATGGACCTGTTCTCGATCGTCTACGTCTCCTCGCCGGAGGAGTCGCGAGCGATGGCGGAGGCGGGGGCCGATGCGATCATCTCGCACGTGGGGACGACGATCGGCGGGTCGATCGGGGTGGTGCAGGCGAGCGTCAGCATGGACGAGGCGGTGGCGCGGACGCAGGCGATCATCGACGCGGCCCGGGCGGTGCGGGACGACATTTTCTATCTCTGTCACGGCGGCCCGATCTCCCGCCCGGAGGACGCGGCGATTGTCCTGGAGCGGACGGACGCAGTCGGCTTCGTGGGAGCGTCGAGCCTGGAGCGGATGGCGGTCGAGCAGCCGCTCCAGGAGATTACGCGGCGGTTCAAGGAGCTGCGGCCGTGA
- a CDS encoding GNAT family N-acetyltransferase, with protein MTIAYAIETDLRADEFIDVLVRSTLAERRPVGDVPRMEAMLRNAQVVVTARSEGRLVGISRAITDYVYCTYLSDLAVDRDFQGRGIGRELIQRTHEATGPQTLLILLAAPAAETYYPHIGMEPHRSCWMRPRPAG; from the coding sequence ATGACCATCGCCTACGCCATCGAGACGGACCTCCGCGCGGACGAGTTCATTGATGTGCTGGTTCGCTCGACGCTCGCGGAACGTCGCCCGGTCGGCGACGTTCCGCGGATGGAAGCGATGCTCCGGAACGCTCAGGTCGTCGTCACGGCCCGGTCGGAGGGGCGTCTCGTCGGGATCTCCCGGGCGATCACGGACTACGTCTACTGCACCTATCTGTCGGACCTGGCGGTCGATCGGGACTTCCAGGGGCGGGGGATCGGGCGAGAGCTGATTCAGAGGACTCACGAAGCGACGGGCCCCCAGACGCTTCTGATTCTGCTCGCCGCCCCCGCCGCAGAGACGTATTACCCGCACATCGGAATGGAGCCGCATCGCTCGTGCTGGATGCGGCCCCGGCCGGCCGGCTGA
- a CDS encoding RNA polymerase sigma factor RpoD/SigA has product MTTKTTTRRPSATVQNPLETYLREINETALLTADDEKELAYRIAEGDMSARDRMVRANLRLVVNIARGYGNKGLPLQDLIEEGNLGLLRAVEGFDPTMNTRFSTYASYWIKQSIKRAIINSGKTIRIPAYMVEVLTKWRRATARLQDQLGRTPTLEEVAKFMELPARKLRIVKKAIQLYNSTPQQEQADDNWSMGEVVPDERSKGPEDELVDGDSLKHVRVMLAGMEDREATILRMRFGLDDGEPRTLKEIGESLGLTRERVRQIECEALARLNKGLTGDR; this is encoded by the coding sequence ATGACAACCAAAACCACGACGCGCCGCCCGTCGGCCACCGTGCAGAATCCTCTCGAGACGTACCTGCGAGAGATCAACGAAACGGCGCTACTGACCGCCGATGACGAAAAGGAACTCGCCTACCGGATTGCCGAAGGGGACATGTCGGCCCGCGACCGGATGGTCCGGGCCAACCTCCGCCTCGTCGTCAATATCGCCCGCGGGTATGGCAACAAGGGGCTCCCCCTGCAGGACCTCATCGAAGAGGGGAACCTGGGGCTGCTCCGCGCCGTCGAGGGGTTCGACCCCACGATGAACACGCGGTTCAGCACCTACGCCAGCTACTGGATCAAGCAGTCGATCAAGCGGGCGATCATCAACAGCGGCAAGACGATCCGCATCCCGGCCTACATGGTTGAGGTGCTGACCAAGTGGCGGCGGGCGACCGCCCGGCTGCAGGACCAGCTCGGCCGCACGCCGACGCTGGAAGAGGTCGCCAAGTTCATGGAGCTGCCGGCCCGCAAGCTGCGGATCGTCAAGAAGGCGATTCAGCTTTACAACTCGACTCCTCAGCAGGAGCAGGCGGACGACAACTGGTCGATGGGCGAAGTCGTTCCCGACGAGCGGTCCAAGGGCCCCGAGGACGAGCTGGTTGATGGCGACAGCCTCAAGCATGTCCGGGTAATGCTGGCCGGGATGGAAGACCGGGAAGCGACGATCCTGCGGATGCGGTTCGGTCTCGACGATGGCGAGCCCCGCACGCTGAAGGAGATCGGCGAGTCCCTCGGTTTGACCCGGGAGCGGGTCCGCCAGATCGAGTGCGAGGCGCTGGCCCGCCTCAACAAGGGTCTGACGGGCGACCGCTGA